The sequence GGTGTTTTTTAGAAATTCAGGCAGCTAAAATACTGGTGGGTTTCGGGAATAAATCGCGAAATGCTATGCAATTTGAAGGTTCGTTTGAAAGTGTTTATAAAATAACTAAAAcgcttttaaagaaaatgtttttgggttccacaagcatttaaagtgcttcctgcaaGAAGTAGGAGTTATGTGATTTTTGTAGaaaacacttcaagtgtttttccatcacttgcatttttattaaagattggttctaaaaaaatttacacaAAAAAAACGCTTTAAGCCATTTTAAAAGCTAAGTTCCAAATGAGTTCTGAGATACTTGCGAAACACTATGCAAGTCGATAACAACTAAAAGGGCTGAAAGGGTAGTAGTAGTACTGTAGTACTGATGATATTAGGACACAATCAGATAAGCAATTGAAATGCTTAATGCTTTTAGTCtaacaccctatagttctttaGAGAAGAGGTGTGCGAGAGAGGCAGGGGGGAGCAATAGGGATGGTCTGACGGTCATATTCTATAAAACAGATAAGTTAACAGTTCTCGTGAACTAGCATCTAAAACCTTCATCGTGAGcaaatttataaacaaattGATACCTCATTTCGGTTGTTGATGCTCCAGGCGTGCAAATTTCCGTCTCCAGAGCCTATGACATTGAGTGAAAAGTTAACAACCGGGACATGGATAAGATGCCACATTGTAACCATCAGCGGAAAAATACTATACCTGACACCACATACTGGCCATCTGGGGTAAAAGTTGCCTCGATAATTACATTCGGAGAGGGTTCCACGCTGTACCCACAACGCTGCACAGGGTAAAGTTTTGAACTGTTATGCATATCATTATCGTAACACGCCTATGGGAAGTATAAGACAATCTAAACACAAAAGTGCACCTTCTCCCCTCCATATGCATCAAGAACATAGATATTGTTGTTTGTGGTTGTCAATAGCATTGATTTGCCATCGTTGCTAAATTTGATATCACAAACTTCAGCAGTATCTCCACCAACTAAAAAGGTGTCAAATGGACCCTAATTAGGAAAATTTTAGTTAAATTCATGATATGAAAAGTCATAATGGTGGCAATAGAAATTCAGTATTTCATAGGTTATAACCTTGTCATAGGAGCGTGAGTCAAACAATTTGATCGCACCCCCTTCCATTGCCACGGCAAAAACAAGACCTTGCTGGTCATAGGCAACTGTAGGCCTACCACGCATATGTAAAATTCCCTATAAGCATGAATTGCAAAGTTGTCTTAGAACTGCGTCTCAAGTTATCTAGAATACTTTTCCAAATTTAGCCTACATGTAATGTATTGAAACCAAAAACCTACTTGGCAGGCGTTTACACGGAGATCCCATATTCTGACGGTGTGGTCCAACGAACCAGACATGAAGCTATCATTCACTGGAGACATACAGAGGGAGACAATCCTACAGAAGCAAGTAATATCATATGTAATGTAATGTAATGTATTTCCAAATTTACTTTTTGATGTCTCCTTTTGAATCGGTCATCTTCTGACGTGATATTCAGTAAAACGTACAGATCCTAGTGCCTTAAATAGACAATTAAAGATAACAAGCATTTCTATATGATAAACAGATGACAAGTATTCCAAATTAACCTTATGCTTATTGTTAAAGTACTAAAAGTTCAAAGGATCCAAACCTCTCTTTATGTCCTTTGAAGTAGCGAAGGCATCGATTATCATACATTGACAGATACCGCAGTGATTCTGGTAGAGAAACAGACAGAATCATTAAGAAAGTAATTCCCCAGAAATTAGGAGTTAAATAATGAATGAAAAGTTATAAAAAGTGACCTCCAGTGGTATCCAGATTGTATTTTGAAGAGCATATAACAGAACTTGGGTGATGGGTAAAGCATATACGATCTGCACCATGTTTCTTATGAAATGTAGTCTTTATCAACCTGAAGTTCATGATAAAAACTTAAATTTCAGATACAGGAATCAATTCGAAACTAGACAAGCACTTAATTACTGGTTAATTGTCCCCTACAAAGGAGGACACCCAAGCCCGAATAAGCAAAAAACATGCTCAAATGTTTAAGATCCCAATGAAGTCTCGCAACAACAAAACATGGCATAGAACAAGCTTAGATACCACATATCGTTGATAACAGCAGTATAGCACAGCAAAGCAATTAACCAGTCATGCAGACCAACATTCAACTCCAAGCAAACGAATACATAAATCGTCAATGAACAACAATAGGATccaatttaacaacataaaactgtCTTGAGCAAATATTCCAACGTACAACAAAAGCATCAATAGCTCAAATAAGGGAACATGGTATACTATGCAAACTTCATccaatgctaaggagactctcaaaAGTCGGACTCTGCATGGACCCTCTACCACCTCACAGTTTAATGTCAATTCCCATGCCAACATTATAGAACACTGTGCCAAAACTATGAGGCGGCAGGGACTCCATGGACTCTCCTTAGCGCgtgcgcgcgcacacacacatacatacatacatatacatatatattatatacatatatacatacatacatacatatacatatacatatacatatacatatacatatacatatttattatatatgtacatacatacatatatatacatatacatatatattatatatgtacatatttgtacatcTATAATCGATttcttgcaacataaacatcTATCTGGTAAGAGTTAACTCACTTAGCAGTTGCAATGTCATAGAGTCGAACTGAATCATCCTCGCTAGCAGTAACTAGTAAATCGTCCTTTCGATGAAAATCAAGCGAATTTATCTTCCCACCCTGAAAATCGATACACACTCTCTGTCAAAACCTATACTTTTAGactttacttaaaaaaaaaaaatttgaattaaaatacaaaaaataaaaaacctgaATTCTTCAACGTTTTCCTTTAATTAAAGATTAATCACAACATTACACCCTAATCTAAACCAAATCAGCACCCCCAAGTAATTTTTCCGGTTATGCAGAAAATTCAAGATTATGATAACTGATCGAAGAACGAATTAGGCATGTAAAAAGGGGGGAAGGGGAGCTTACGAAGTCCGAGAAAACGGCGCCAATGGCCATGCTGCGCACCGTTTCGTCGTCGAGCTCTGTCATCGACGTCTTCATCCTTGCGACTGCAGGCTATGGAGTCTCACGAGCCACTAAATTTACCAAGGGAAAGAGAGTTCATCTGTCCGTTGTCGGGTTTATAAACGGGTCAGGATATTTCAAACCCGAATGTTTATGTGGACCTGGACGTTATAAATGGGCCCGGATAATTTGGGTTAAGCGAGGGTGCTTTGGGCCCAATTGCATGCGACGTCGTTTAACTTAAGGCATTCCCCTCCCTGAAACGGTCACTTCCCCgcgctctctctcctctctctctctcaatggaCTGGTACACTCCACTGCTGGAGAAGACGCGGGTTCCCCAACCGTCGCTCCAGAAATACGCCGTGATCTCAATCTTCTCGAAGCTCCGATCCGCCCCGAAGTATGTAGACTCCGACTCCGAACCCGGAAGAGAAGCCATTTCGCAGTGCCTCCACTCCACCTCCCCCGCCGTCGTCGACCAATCGGTTCGCGAGCTATGCAGCCTCGTGACAGACTCCAAAATTGATATTTCCCGCGGGTTTCTTGAGCTCCAGTCCGCGCTCGAAGGGTCGGCCCCGAAATTCGTCGACCTTTTCGTCAAAGGTTTGGGCTTTTTGGTTCGGTTAGGGTTTCAGAGGAGCAATGGCAAGCAGTCGTTTAGTACAACGGAGACTCATCCGTTTATTAAGGTAGAAGGAAATTAATGGTTTTTTTACCGCGTTTGGTTGAAAAGAATTAACTTTTAGCTTCATACTTTGCGGCATGAATTTTGGAATTTAACGGTTTAGTGTAATTTGAATTCAGCTCTGGTTTAATGGGAAAGTTGAGGCAACCAAACACAGTCTTATTGTTTGAATGTTTTGGTTGTGttgattttttttgaattttatagAAATGCTGGTAAGTGAGTGATGGAGTTGGAATCTTGATGATGGTT is a genomic window of Malus domestica chromosome 09, GDT2T_hap1 containing:
- the LOC103429119 gene encoding protein ANTHESIS POMOTING FACTOR 1, with amino-acid sequence MKTSMTELDDETVRSMAIGAVFSDFGGKINSLDFHRKDDLLVTASEDDSVRLYDIATAKLIKTTFHKKHGADRICFTHHPSSVICSSKYNLDTTGESLRYLSMYDNRCLRYFKGHKERIVSLCMSPVNDSFMSGSLDHTVRIWDLRVNACQGILHMRGRPTVAYDQQGLVFAVAMEGGAIKLFDSRSYDKGPFDTFLVGGDTAEVCDIKFSNDGKSMLLTTTNNNIYVLDAYGGEKRCGYSVEPSPNVIIEATFTPDGQYVVSGSGDGNLHAWSINNRNEVACWDSHIGVPSCLKWAPRRAMFAAASSVLTFWIPNEANEPTHMETEAGAADPEHPSQ